A region from the Microcoleus sp. FACHB-672 genome encodes:
- the hemF gene encoding oxygen-dependent coproporphyrinogen oxidase, translating to MTAFSPSEATASQFLPPADSQSRISQFMKQLQDEICQGLEQVDGTGTFQEDSWERPEGGGGRSRVMREGAVFEQGGVNFSEVWGSHLPPSILAQRPEAAGHPFYATGTSMVLHPRSPYIPTVHLNYRYFEAGPVWWFGGGADLTPYYPFAEDAAHFHNTFKQACDAHHGEYYPVFKRWCDEYFYLKHRQEMRGVGGIFFDYQDGQGHLYRGPDANGPAAEYSNHIGMPTQRSWEDLFGFVQSCGRAFLPAYTPIVERRRSKEYGDRERNFQLYRRGRYVEFNLVYDRGTIFGLQTNGRTESILMSLPPLVRWEYGYQPEPKTPEAELYEIFLKPQDWANWTPDALNS from the coding sequence ATGACTGCTTTTTCCCCCTCCGAGGCTACCGCATCCCAATTTTTGCCCCCTGCTGATTCCCAATCCCGAATCAGCCAGTTTATGAAACAGCTACAAGATGAAATCTGTCAGGGTTTGGAACAGGTGGATGGCACCGGCACGTTTCAAGAGGATTCGTGGGAACGCCCAGAAGGCGGCGGCGGTCGTTCTCGCGTTATGCGCGAGGGGGCAGTTTTTGAACAGGGCGGTGTTAATTTTTCTGAAGTTTGGGGTTCTCATCTGCCGCCTTCGATTTTGGCGCAACGCCCAGAGGCAGCCGGTCACCCGTTCTACGCCACCGGCACCTCAATGGTTTTGCATCCGCGCAGTCCCTACATCCCGACCGTACACCTCAACTATCGCTACTTTGAGGCTGGCCCGGTGTGGTGGTTTGGCGGTGGGGCAGATTTGACGCCCTACTATCCTTTTGCAGAAGATGCAGCCCATTTCCACAACACGTTTAAGCAAGCTTGCGACGCGCATCACGGGGAGTATTACCCGGTGTTTAAGCGCTGGTGTGATGAATATTTCTATTTAAAGCATCGGCAGGAAATGCGGGGCGTTGGCGGCATCTTTTTTGACTACCAAGATGGCCAAGGACATCTGTATCGTGGCCCTGATGCGAATGGCCCAGCAGCCGAGTACAGCAATCACATCGGGATGCCGACTCAACGCAGTTGGGAAGACTTGTTTGGTTTTGTGCAATCTTGTGGTCGGGCCTTTTTACCTGCTTATACGCCGATTGTGGAACGGCGGCGGTCGAAGGAATATGGAGATCGCGAACGCAATTTCCAGCTGTATCGACGGGGACGATATGTTGAATTTAACCTCGTCTACGACCGGGGCACTATCTTTGGCTTACAAACCAATGGACGCACCGAATCAATTCTCATGTCTTTGCCGCCTTTGGTGCGTTGGGAATATGGCTATCAACCCGAACCTAAGACTCCGGAAGCCGAACTCTATGAAATTTTCTTAAAGCCGCAAGACTGGGCGAACTGGACGCCAGATGCTTTGAATAGTTAG
- a CDS encoding Mrp/NBP35 family ATP-binding protein produces MSEMLDSSAVLEVLRPVQDPELRKSLVELNMIRNVKIDGGKVSFTLVLTTPACPLREFIVEDCQKAVKQLPGVQDVVVDVTAETPQQKGVPDRQGIAGVKNILAISSGKGGVGKSTVAVNVAVALAQAGAKVGLIDADIYGPNAPTMLGLADAKVTVRNDGKGEILEPAFNYGVKLVSMGFLIDKDQPVIWRGPMLNGIIRQFLYQVQWGELDYLIVDMPPGTGDAQLTLTQAVPMAGVVIVTTPQNVALLDSRKGLKMFQQMGVPVLGIVENMSYFIPPDMPDRQYDIFGSGGGEKTSQELGVPLLGCVPLEITLREGGDAGIPVVIAEPDSASAKALRAIAERIAGKVSVAALA; encoded by the coding sequence ATGTCCGAGATGCTTGATTCGAGTGCGGTTTTAGAAGTCTTACGACCTGTGCAAGACCCCGAACTCCGCAAGAGTTTGGTGGAATTAAACATGATTCGCAATGTCAAGATCGACGGTGGCAAAGTCAGTTTTACTTTGGTGCTGACGACACCGGCTTGTCCGTTGCGAGAATTTATTGTGGAGGACTGCCAAAAGGCAGTTAAGCAGTTACCGGGCGTTCAGGATGTGGTGGTAGATGTCACGGCTGAAACTCCCCAGCAGAAAGGAGTGCCTGATCGGCAGGGAATTGCCGGCGTAAAAAATATTTTGGCCATTTCTAGCGGCAAGGGCGGCGTTGGCAAGAGTACCGTAGCGGTGAATGTGGCAGTGGCGTTAGCCCAAGCCGGTGCCAAAGTCGGTCTGATTGATGCTGACATCTATGGCCCAAATGCTCCGACCATGTTAGGACTCGCGGATGCCAAAGTCACGGTTCGCAATGATGGAAAAGGGGAAATCCTCGAACCGGCCTTTAATTACGGCGTCAAGCTGGTTTCCATGGGCTTTTTAATTGACAAAGACCAGCCGGTGATTTGGCGTGGCCCGATGCTCAACGGCATCATTCGCCAGTTTCTCTATCAAGTGCAGTGGGGAGAGTTGGACTATCTAATTGTGGATATGCCCCCCGGCACCGGCGACGCCCAATTAACCTTAACGCAAGCCGTACCGATGGCGGGGGTTGTGATTGTCACGACTCCGCAAAATGTGGCGTTGTTAGATTCGCGCAAAGGCTTGAAGATGTTCCAACAGATGGGCGTGCCGGTGCTGGGAATTGTGGAAAACATGAGCTATTTCATCCCACCTGATATGCCTGATCGGCAGTATGACATCTTTGGCTCTGGCGGCGGCGAGAAGACTTCTCAAGAACTAGGAGTGCCCCTGCTAGGCTGTGTGCCTCTAGAAATTACCCTGCGAGAAGGTGGCGATGCCGGCATCCCAGTGGTCATAGCTGAGCCGGATTCTGCCTCGGCCAAGGCTTTGCGAGCCATTGCTGAAAGAATTGCCGGTAAAGTTTCTGTAGCAGCTTTAGCATAG
- the rodA gene encoding rod shape-determining protein RodA translates to MLAPWHQVDWLLFALPVGLTVFAGIMIRSTELNLGWTDWWQHWLVGGIGLLLAFIVARWPYEILIQWQWGIYAITNISLLAVMFIGTTALGAQRWITIAGFNIQPSEFAKLGMIITLASLLHTRTASTIPSVLKTLAIAGVPWLLVFIQPDLGTSLVFGAITLGMLYWANANPGWLLLMVSPIFSAIIFSVCVPEWSDWGASVGYALWKSVPWLIWVSAMGVIGWLTLPWPLFGSLGAMISNMVAGQLGHILWGLLKDYQKARLILFLDPDKDPLGGGYHLIQSRIAIGAGEFWGRGLYRGTQTQLNFIPEQHTDFIFSAIGEELGFVGCIAVLLVFWVICLRLVMIAQNAKDNFGSLLAIGVLSMLVFQVIVNIGMTIGLAPVTGIPLPWVSYGRSALLTNFMALGLVESVANYRQRLRF, encoded by the coding sequence ATGCTCGCGCCCTGGCACCAGGTTGACTGGCTGTTGTTCGCTCTGCCTGTTGGTCTGACCGTATTTGCCGGGATTATGATCCGCAGCACTGAACTCAACCTGGGATGGACAGATTGGTGGCAGCACTGGCTTGTCGGCGGTATTGGTTTGCTCCTAGCCTTCATCGTGGCGCGCTGGCCCTACGAAATTTTGATTCAGTGGCAATGGGGGATCTATGCCATCACCAATATATCGCTGTTGGCCGTGATGTTTATCGGCACCACCGCCCTAGGGGCGCAGCGCTGGATCACAATTGCCGGTTTTAATATTCAACCTTCAGAGTTTGCCAAGCTAGGCATGATTATCACCTTGGCATCTCTGCTGCACACTCGAACCGCCTCAACCATTCCCTCTGTTTTGAAAACTTTGGCGATTGCTGGTGTGCCTTGGCTATTGGTGTTTATACAGCCGGATTTAGGAACATCCCTGGTATTTGGAGCGATTACCCTAGGAATGCTTTACTGGGCAAATGCAAATCCGGGATGGTTGTTGCTGATGGTATCCCCGATTTTTTCTGCAATTATCTTCAGTGTTTGTGTACCGGAGTGGTCAGATTGGGGAGCATCTGTCGGTTATGCCTTGTGGAAGAGTGTCCCTTGGTTGATTTGGGTTAGTGCAATGGGCGTGATCGGGTGGCTAACTCTACCGTGGCCACTGTTTGGTTCCTTAGGTGCGATGATCAGCAATATGGTGGCCGGTCAGCTAGGGCACATCTTATGGGGATTGCTCAAAGATTACCAAAAAGCTCGATTGATTCTATTTCTCGATCCGGATAAAGACCCTTTGGGCGGCGGCTACCACCTGATCCAATCTCGCATCGCCATCGGTGCCGGCGAATTTTGGGGGCGGGGACTTTACCGGGGAACACAAACCCAACTTAATTTCATCCCCGAACAACATACAGATTTTATTTTCTCAGCCATCGGTGAAGAACTTGGGTTTGTGGGCTGCATCGCTGTGTTGCTCGTATTCTGGGTGATTTGCCTGCGCTTGGTGATGATCGCCCAAAATGCTAAAGACAACTTTGGCTCATTATTAGCAATTGGCGTGCTGTCGATGTTGGTGTTTCAGGTGATCGTCAATATTGGCATGACGATTGGCCTAGCACCCGTTACCGGCATTCCCCTGCCCTGGGTCAGTTATGGTCGATCAGCATTACTGACGAACTTTATGGCGCTGGGTCTAGTAGAATCTGTGGCCAATTACCGGCAGCGGCTGAGGTTTTAG
- a CDS encoding NAD(P)H dehydrogenase subunit NdhS has product MILPGSAVRVKNANDIYYAFQGQVQRVSDGKAAVLFEGGNWDKLVTFRLSELELVDATAGRQKAK; this is encoded by the coding sequence ATGATTCTGCCCGGTTCAGCAGTGCGCGTGAAGAATGCCAACGATATTTATTACGCTTTTCAAGGACAAGTCCAACGAGTGAGTGATGGCAAGGCAGCTGTGCTGTTTGAGGGAGGTAACTGGGATAAATTAGTAACCTTCCGACTTTCAGAATTGGAATTGGTAGACGCCACAGCAGGCCGCCAGAAAGCAAAATAG
- a CDS encoding HAS-barrel domain-containing protein, which yields MRLPLPQFTAGNRHPNHIAEVIETATTEFLAQCLEPDDLSFPAMPPFGSWVKSMDEESGNQIYAVVYHATTSPIDSVHRARALGLSLQGLREEQPQIFAMLTTEFRAAIVGFAPAPQGRNGSAKPADTIYQYLPPRPPQIHQAVYQCEPAEIIHFSEQLDFLRTLLQLNGAPVEALTAAAIREVYQLRKAEREWLVRAGRTLSLLLKDDYDRLRVILSQIHP from the coding sequence ATGCGCCTTCCCCTGCCACAATTTACCGCCGGCAATCGCCACCCCAACCACATCGCTGAGGTGATTGAAACGGCAACGACAGAATTTTTAGCTCAGTGTTTGGAGCCTGATGACTTGAGTTTTCCGGCTATGCCACCTTTTGGCAGCTGGGTTAAGTCGATGGATGAAGAATCGGGAAATCAAATTTATGCAGTGGTTTACCATGCCACGACTAGCCCGATTGATTCGGTTCACCGAGCGCGGGCTTTGGGTTTGTCTCTCCAAGGTTTGCGGGAGGAGCAACCCCAGATTTTTGCGATGTTGACAACAGAGTTTCGGGCGGCCATTGTGGGGTTTGCGCCGGCACCGCAGGGAAGGAACGGTTCGGCAAAACCTGCCGACACGATTTATCAGTATCTTCCGCCCCGTCCGCCACAAATTCACCAAGCAGTTTACCAGTGCGAGCCGGCGGAGATTATTCACTTTAGCGAACAACTGGATTTTTTGCGGACATTACTCCAGCTCAATGGTGCGCCGGTGGAAGCGCTGACAGCGGCAGCAATTCGGGAAGTCTATCAGTTACGCAAGGCTGAGCGCGAGTGGTTGGTGAGAGCAGGGCGCACCCTCAGTCTGCTGCTTAAGGATGACTATGATCGTTTAAGGGTAATTTTGAGTCAAATTCACCCTTAA
- a CDS encoding cation:proton antiporter: MEHLSEVLKEPIVPFAILLVVILTVPIIFERFRIPGLVGLLAAGVLLGQNGLKLLDTDLPTMKLLSDIGLLYLMFVAGLEVDIHQFRKKKHRSIGFGSLTFIIPMIAGTAVGRVFGFEWNASILIGSLLASHTLLAYPIVSRLGVVANEAVIVTIGATIFTDVGALLVLAVCVAVKAGSFTIFQLVTLLVSLLIYSAVVLFGFDWAGREFFRRTGDEEGNQFLFVLLAVFLASLGAQLIGVEKIIGAFLAGLAVNDVVGEGPVKEKVVFVGSVLFIPIFFVDLGLLIDVPAFIKSILSIWMPLTIVGALIGSKFLAAFFASLIYRYNRQEMLTMWSLSLPQVGATLAATLVGVRAGLLTEDVLNSVIVLMLATATLGPVITSRVAPGLSSTTESLETETIPQTWGSEVADTDFTVVVPVYNPQTEQYLVEMAALLARHEAGRIVPLAITTAHAHMDAPQIETAVERCQTLLARATELGGEMGVKAEPLLRIDYAIDHGISHASREQNANLIVMGWGKQPGFRTRLLGSVIDSVLSSSHCPVAVTRLLDSPLKIRRILVPVESLSDWAMQPLRFARVLAEANQAQITLLHVCERRTPPSKKAWIESQLSVLVAKWVSLGKVKLDIQVIPHADVVKAILNAAESVDLVVWRSQRYRTSAGLAVSDVTTQMLKQLTCSLVMFGEPQRVNTGIVLNSVPENKNVSG, from the coding sequence ATGGAACATCTCTCAGAAGTTCTTAAGGAACCGATAGTTCCTTTTGCGATTTTGCTGGTGGTCATCTTGACCGTGCCGATTATCTTCGAGCGATTCCGAATTCCAGGATTAGTCGGGTTGCTAGCCGCTGGCGTGCTACTTGGCCAGAATGGATTGAAGCTACTCGATACTGATTTACCGACGATGAAACTGCTATCAGACATTGGGTTGCTTTACCTGATGTTTGTGGCAGGGCTAGAAGTGGATATCCATCAGTTTCGGAAAAAAAAGCATCGCTCTATTGGATTTGGCAGCTTAACCTTTATTATTCCGATGATTGCTGGGACAGCAGTCGGAAGAGTTTTTGGCTTTGAGTGGAATGCTTCAATTTTAATCGGTTCCCTGCTAGCTTCTCATACCCTTTTGGCTTATCCCATTGTCAGCCGCCTGGGAGTTGTGGCCAACGAAGCTGTCATCGTTACCATCGGTGCAACTATTTTTACTGATGTTGGCGCTTTGCTCGTGTTAGCCGTTTGTGTGGCGGTTAAGGCCGGTAGCTTTACTATTTTCCAACTGGTTACGCTCTTAGTATCATTACTTATCTACTCTGCGGTCGTCCTTTTTGGCTTTGACTGGGCGGGGCGAGAATTTTTCCGCCGCACCGGCGATGAGGAGGGCAACCAGTTTTTGTTCGTCCTCTTAGCGGTATTTCTGGCATCGCTGGGAGCACAATTAATCGGTGTTGAAAAGATTATTGGAGCTTTCTTGGCCGGCCTTGCAGTAAATGATGTGGTGGGGGAGGGGCCGGTCAAGGAAAAGGTGGTTTTTGTTGGGAGTGTGCTGTTCATTCCCATTTTCTTTGTGGATTTGGGGCTACTGATTGATGTGCCGGCCTTTATTAAAAGCATTCTCTCGATTTGGATGCCGCTCACGATTGTTGGAGCTTTAATAGGCAGCAAATTTTTAGCCGCGTTTTTCGCTTCTTTAATTTACCGCTACAACCGGCAAGAGATGCTGACAATGTGGTCACTGTCGTTGCCGCAAGTCGGTGCGACTCTAGCCGCAACGCTGGTGGGTGTTCGGGCAGGACTGTTGACTGAAGATGTCTTAAATAGTGTAATTGTTTTGATGCTGGCCACGGCAACTCTAGGGCCGGTGATTACCAGTCGGGTTGCTCCGGGGTTGAGTTCAACGACTGAAAGTCTAGAGACTGAAACAATCCCCCAAACTTGGGGATCTGAGGTGGCAGACACGGACTTTACAGTCGTTGTTCCAGTCTACAATCCCCAGACAGAGCAGTATTTGGTTGAGATGGCAGCACTATTGGCACGGCATGAAGCAGGGCGGATCGTGCCCTTGGCAATTACTACCGCTCACGCTCACATGGATGCTCCCCAAATAGAAACTGCTGTTGAGCGATGCCAGACGCTGCTGGCTCGGGCAACAGAACTGGGCGGAGAAATGGGCGTCAAGGCAGAACCGCTATTGAGAATTGATTATGCGATTGATCACGGGATTAGCCATGCCAGCCGAGAGCAAAATGCCAATTTAATTGTTATGGGTTGGGGCAAACAACCTGGATTTCGCACTCGTTTGTTAGGCAGTGTAATTGATAGTGTCCTGTCTTCCTCTCACTGTCCAGTGGCTGTGACGCGCCTTCTTGATTCGCCGCTAAAAATTCGGCGGATTTTGGTGCCGGTGGAAAGTTTGAGCGATTGGGCGATGCAACCGTTACGGTTTGCTCGAGTTTTGGCTGAAGCTAATCAGGCACAAATTACTTTGTTACACGTATGCGAGCGCAGAACCCCCCCTAGCAAAAAAGCCTGGATTGAGTCACAACTCTCTGTACTGGTTGCTAAATGGGTAAGTCTTGGCAAGGTGAAGCTTGATATTCAAGTTATACCCCACGCGGATGTGGTCAAAGCGATTCTCAACGCTGCTGAGTCTGTGGATTTGGTGGTTTGGCGTTCGCAGCGCTATCGCACGTCAGCGGGATTGGCTGTCAGTGATGTGACGACTCAGATGCTTAAGCAATTGACTTGCTCTTTAGTAATGTTTGGGGAACCGCAGCGAGTTAATACCGGCATCGTGTTAAATTCTGTGCCAGAGAACAAGAACGTTAGTGGTTAA
- a CDS encoding helix-turn-helix domain-containing protein: MAGVYKLEITESESELKKRLSQEKTGSGKERLQLLYLLKTKKAKTIKEAAELVGRNRVTVQDWLTTYRQGGLIELLAKKVSTGRPRKIPAWAEKELEKKLQSPRGFDSYGEICSWLREKLGIEANYKTVHQLVHYRLKASPKIARPKSAEQSEERLKDFKKTF; the protein is encoded by the coding sequence ATGGCAGGAGTTTATAAGCTAGAAATCACAGAAAGTGAAAGCGAACTCAAAAAACGACTGAGCCAAGAAAAAACAGGCTCAGGAAAAGAACGACTACAACTGTTGTACCTACTCAAAACAAAAAAAGCTAAAACTATCAAAGAAGCCGCAGAACTTGTAGGGAGAAATCGAGTCACAGTCCAAGATTGGTTAACCACATACCGTCAAGGAGGACTCATTGAACTTTTAGCGAAAAAAGTCAGCACAGGAAGACCCAGAAAAATTCCAGCGTGGGCAGAAAAAGAACTAGAGAAGAAACTCCAGTCGCCAAGGGGGTTCGACAGTTATGGAGAAATTTGCTCATGGTTAAGAGAGAAGCTAGGGATAGAAGCCAATTATAAAACAGTGCATCAGTTAGTGCATTATCGACTCAAAGCCTCCCCAAAAATAGCCAGACCAAAAAGCGCAGAACAGTCAGAAGAAAGATTAAAAGATTTTAAAAAAACTTTTTAG
- a CDS encoding IS630 family transposase, giving the protein MLSVIAVTVMGLGKKIRFFCQDETRIGLKTISGRRITCRGVKPIGKVQWKFQATYIYGVVEPETGEHFFYEFTHLNSQCFQIFLELVAQRFPDSVLIIQLDNGRFHKAKKMKIPNNIILMFQPPHTPESNPIEQVWQYLKRGLRWELRKTLDELRSLLSKQLEHLTKEVIKSIAGRAYILEALSVVNV; this is encoded by the coding sequence ATGCTGAGCGTAATAGCAGTAACCGTCATGGGGTTAGGGAAAAAGATCAGATTTTTTTGTCAAGATGAAACCAGAATAGGACTGAAAACAATAAGTGGCAGAAGAATTACTTGTCGAGGGGTAAAACCCATAGGAAAAGTGCAATGGAAATTCCAAGCAACATATATATATGGGGTAGTTGAACCTGAAACCGGAGAGCATTTCTTTTATGAGTTTACCCATTTGAATAGTCAATGCTTTCAGATATTCTTGGAATTGGTGGCCCAAAGATTTCCGGATAGCGTGTTGATTATTCAATTAGATAATGGAAGGTTTCATAAAGCGAAGAAAATGAAAATACCAAATAACATCATTTTAATGTTTCAGCCGCCGCACACACCGGAATCCAACCCAATAGAACAAGTGTGGCAGTATCTTAAGCGAGGTTTGAGATGGGAATTACGAAAGACCTTAGATGAGTTAAGGAGTTTACTTAGTAAGCAACTGGAACACTTGACAAAAGAAGTTATTAAATCAATAGCGGGAAGAGCCTATATTCTTGAGGCTCTATCTGTAGTTAACGTTTAG